One genomic segment of Amycolatopsis sp. WQ 127309 includes these proteins:
- a CDS encoding alpha/beta hydrolase yields the protein MTGSATGYRVAPARLDTAAGEYGTRAEALSSAQSAVAGEKVPATAFGQVNASKAAAKTFEKTMTELGSKLSGDVTLAKKLQSGLTESAAGYRRADAQVAAMYRALMPEDPLPAAGNPAGIGGAADTGAWGQAIAANRTKVTDALTAERSRLASLTDADDIKASQARIKLYEDILANNRQILKFDPSGNGRIAELVGHIELGTRNVGLFVPGVNTQMSNFDAYAGLGRSLVAADPTGRTAMVVWADGVFPQNPVVQGPDASYAQTMAPDLKHFTDDLRGEIASHAGSDVTLTAIGHSYGGATVGLAETQGLDVDRVLHVESAGMGHGVWSPADLPASQAGVQRFSMTAPLDPIQIAQGNAWGLEWTGIGHGADPDTFPGVTDLETGRDAAGNEMWGLSSHSDVLKPGSESWTNIYRVITGGPTTADGTFDPHGIVENGVEFLNDGGVLR from the coding sequence GTGACGGGATCAGCCACGGGTTACCGGGTCGCCCCCGCTCGCCTCGACACGGCGGCGGGAGAGTACGGCACGCGGGCGGAAGCGCTGTCTTCGGCGCAGTCCGCCGTCGCGGGTGAGAAGGTGCCGGCCACGGCCTTCGGGCAGGTCAACGCGTCCAAGGCCGCGGCCAAGACGTTCGAGAAGACGATGACGGAGCTGGGCTCGAAGCTCTCCGGCGACGTCACGCTCGCCAAGAAGCTCCAAAGTGGACTGACCGAGTCGGCGGCCGGGTACCGGCGGGCCGACGCCCAGGTCGCCGCGATGTACCGGGCCTTGATGCCCGAAGATCCCTTGCCGGCGGCCGGAAATCCCGCCGGGATCGGCGGCGCGGCCGACACCGGCGCGTGGGGCCAGGCGATCGCGGCCAACCGCACGAAGGTCACCGACGCGCTGACCGCCGAGCGCTCGCGGCTCGCTTCGTTGACCGACGCCGACGACATCAAGGCGTCCCAGGCCCGGATCAAGCTGTACGAGGACATCCTCGCGAACAACCGGCAGATCCTGAAGTTCGACCCGTCGGGCAACGGCCGGATCGCCGAGCTCGTCGGGCACATCGAGCTGGGGACGCGCAACGTCGGGCTGTTCGTGCCCGGCGTCAACACGCAGATGTCCAACTTCGACGCCTACGCCGGCCTCGGGCGCAGCCTGGTGGCCGCAGACCCGACCGGGCGCACCGCGATGGTCGTCTGGGCCGACGGCGTCTTCCCGCAGAACCCGGTGGTGCAGGGGCCGGACGCGAGCTACGCCCAGACGATGGCGCCGGACCTCAAGCACTTCACCGACGACCTGCGCGGCGAGATCGCGAGCCACGCCGGTTCCGACGTCACGCTCACCGCGATCGGGCACAGCTACGGCGGCGCGACGGTCGGGCTGGCCGAGACGCAGGGCCTCGACGTCGACCGCGTCCTGCACGTCGAGTCGGCGGGCATGGGCCACGGCGTCTGGTCGCCGGCCGACCTGCCGGCGAGCCAGGCGGGCGTGCAGCGGTTCTCGATGACCGCGCCGCTCGACCCGATCCAGATCGCCCAGGGCAACGCGTGGGGCCTCGAGTGGACCGGCATCGGCCACGGCGCCGACCCGGACACCTTCCCCGGCGTCACCGACCTGGAGACCGGGCGCGACGCGGCCGGCAACGAGATGTGGGGCCTGTCGTCGCACAGCGACGTGCTCAAGCCGGGTTCGGAGTCGTGGACGAACATCTACCGCGTCATCACCGGCGGCCCGACCACCGCCGACGGCACCTTCGACCCGCATGGCATCGTGGAGAACGGCGTCGAGTTCCTCAACGACGGAGGTGTGCTGCGATGA